In the genome of Oscarella lobularis chromosome 1, ooOscLobu1.1, whole genome shotgun sequence, one region contains:
- the LOC136199612 gene encoding uncharacterized protein — protein sequence MLAFFALSALLATTTALSCADLGLISGGNPKTTTVQSYSGTSPQTSSITWSASSTTDSSLTSTVTCAEGTGDNSDKLVITSTGVPAHRVGDFPMRFDTTGNGHNDNPNTIAEQSFSWTLPKNPQIKSRFPESILENSNALPLGPIGFALNGVPLFNPFNSGKEDAVSRDSSGYEVMDLCHGHPDMHGRYHYHYQEQTDGCLFGSMNAQIVAEAGKRSPKIGYAFDGIAIYGPLGKDGVAPTDLDKCNGRMDTDLGQYVYHTTDGKAPYIIGCYRYRATRSGPPPVVVQTQAPTQAPTQPPTDSLGATGGDTEKITERSTSQAVVAMPALITTVLALAFRLLA from the exons ATGCTCGCTTTCTTCGCTCTCTCCGCTCTCCTcgccacgacgacggcgctctCGTGCGCCGATCTCGGTCTCATATCGGGCGGCAatccgaaaacgacgacggttcAATCGTATTCGGGCACGTCGCctcaaacgtcgtcgatcacgtggagcgcttcgtcgacgaccgaCTCGTCGCTTACGAGCACAGTCACCTGCGCCGAAGGCACGGGAGACAACAGCGACAAACTCGTCATCACGAGCACGGGCGTTCCCGCCCATCGCGTGGGCGATTTTCCCATGCGCTTCGACACGACAGGAAACGGGCACAACGACAATCCGAACACGATTGCCGAGCAATCGTTCTCGTGGACGCTGCCGAAGAATCCTCAAATCAAATCGAGATTTCCCGAGTCGATTCTCGAGAACAGCAACGCTCTGCCTCTGGGTCCCATTGGGTTCGCTTTGAACGGCGTTCCCCTCTTTAACCCGTTCAATTCGGGAAAGGAGGACGCCGTCTCGCGGGACAGTTCCGGGTACGAGGTCATGGATCTCTGTCACGGGCATCCCGACATGCACGGACGTTATCACTATCATTATCAAGAGCAAACCGACGGGTGTCTGTTCGGTTCGATGAATGCACAAATTGTCGCGGAAGCTGGGAAGAGATCGCCTAAGATCGGCTACGCTTTTGACGGAATAGCGATCTATGGACCGTTGGGGAAGGACGGCGTTGCGCCGACGGATTTGGATAAGTGCAATGGGAGAATGGATACCGATTTGGGGCAATACGTCTATCACACTACCGATGGAAAGGCGCCCTATATCATTGGATGCTATAGATATCGTGCCACTCGCTCTG gtccaCCTCCTGTAGTAGTACAGACTCAGGCTCCTACTCAGGCGCCCACTCAGCCGCCTACTGACTCGCTAGGTGCAACTGGAGGAGACACTGAAAAAATCACGGAACGGTCAACATCTCAAG CGGTGGTTGCTATGCCGGCGTTGATTACGACTGTTCTGGCTCTCGCCTTTCGCCTGTTGGCTTAG
- the LOC136199627 gene encoding retinol dehydrogenase 11-like, whose protein sequence is MGASLSYPEVDLSGKVAVVTGGNTGIGYETGKALARMGARVILACRSEKRAKEAIKRMRSELVEASHVDIDVEYMALDLSSLASARDFAKAYLARRLPLHLLILNAGIAMINPLQLTDDGLEKQFQVNYLGHLLIVLLLLELLGANGPDVRVVSVSSSGHQFANFDLTNINGFKSYSRVTFYGNSKLYQIMMSYYLQKRLLNSEICFSSVHPGVVGTEIARGHEDSIILTAFSKISYGIGIMDKAYSN, encoded by the exons ATGGGCGCATCGCTCTCGTATCCAGAAGTCGATTTATCGGGCAAGGTGGCCGTCGTGACGGGCGGAAATACCGGAATAGGCTACGAAACGGGCAAGGCTCTCGCGAGAATGGGAGCTCGCGTCATTTTGGCGTGCCGATCAGAGAAAAGAGCAAAAGAG GCCATCAAGAGAATGAGAAGCGAGCTGGTCGAAGCGAGCCACGTCGACATTGATGTCGAATATATGGCGCTTGATTTGTCGTCTCTTGCGTCGGCGCGAGACTTCGCCAAGGCCTACTTGGCAcgacgtcttcctcttcatctgCTGATTCTCAATGCGGGAATTGCAATGATCAATCCTTTAC AACTGACTGATGATGGCTTGGAGAAACAATTTCAAGTCAATTATTTAGGACACCTCTTGATCGTACTTCTGTTGCTCGAGCTGCTCGGCGCCAACGGTCCTGACGTTCGAGTCGTTTCCGTGTCGTCAAGTGGCCACCAATTCGCCAATTTTGATTTGACCAACATAAACGGTTTCAAGTCATACAGCAGAGTTACATTCTATGGCAACTCCAAGCTCTACCAA ATCATGATGTCGTATTATCTTCAAAAGAGACTTTTGAACAGTGAGATATGTTTCTCTTCTGTTCATCCCGGCGTG GTCGGAACGGAGATTGCGAGAGGACACGAAGATTCCATAATTCTGACCGCATTTTCCAAAATATCTTACGGAATCGGTATAATGGATAAAGCATATTCTAATTAG
- the LOC136199610 gene encoding uncharacterized protein has protein sequence MSEPVSKSGAFFLICALAQTPLVGSRSRSPVQDHQCSGEPPVFEIDALHENGDLVIGNNDVVLLRTSFKNISDCGITSASVYDSDTEDLLTWCNVTASAKNKCSVSCLMSVADYIQNKMKVYIGALEMSEKYKTRNWTVSCSTLKDGKTCSGCGPGRRDSDDGWKVILGGILGASAGIILIAAVIFYFVCLPHLRARLRVLEAILKIMEN, from the exons ATGTCGGAGCCTGTTTCAAAGAGCGGAGCATTCTTTCTTATTTGCGCTCTCGCACAAACCCCACTTGTAGGGTCACGCTCTCGTTCGCCAGTGCAGGATCATCAATGTTCGGGAGAGCCCCCAGTTTTCG aaatcgacgccttACACGAGAACGGGGACCTCGTCATCGGCAataacgacgtcgttctatTGAGGACGTCCTTCAAAAATATATCTGACTGCGGAATTACCTCTGCTAGCGTATACGACAGCGATACGGAGGACCTCCTTACATGGTGCAACGTAACCGCGAGTGCAAAAAACAAGTGCTCAGTCTCATGTCTTATGAGCGTGGCGGACTACATTCAAAATAAGATGAAAGTCTACATTGGGGCCTTGGAAATGTCGGAAAAATACAAAACGAGAAACTGGACCGTCTCTTGTTCTACTCTGAAAG ACGGAAAGACGTGTTCTGGATGTGGACCGGGAAGACGAGACAGTGATGATG GCTGGAAGGTCATTCTTGGTGGCATTCTGGGTGCCTCTGCTGGCATCATTCTGATTGCTGCtgttattttctatttcgtttGCCTGCCGCATTTGCGTGCTCGCTTACGTGTGCTTGAGGCTATTCTAAAGATAATGGAGAATTGA
- the LOC136185206 gene encoding retinol dehydrogenase 12-like codes for MGASLSYPEVDLAGKVAIVTGGNTGIGYETGKALARMGARVILACRSEERATEAIKKMRSELAEAKPVSGENINVEFMALDLASLASARDFAKAYLARNLPLHLLILNAGMAMLPLQLTDDGLEKHFQVNYLSHLLILLHLLELLSSSGPDVRVISVSSDGYEYGTLDLKNMDGSESYGRMKFYGNSKLYQIMMTLYLQKKLSEIAFFCLHPGKVSTEIARGMSDSTFLMVMAKIFVAMGRSPEKGAATSINAAVNPAFANEKALYFEDCKPVVLHSLAKNETHHEQLWEYSIKLLRKFIDDDCASKLTDMGLTISSSSEAAASPGDEDN; via the exons ATGGGGGCTTCGCTCTCGTATCCCGAAGTCGATTTGGCCGGCAAGGTGGCTATTGTGACGGGCGGAAATACCGGAATAGGCTACGAAACAGGCAAGGCTCTCGCCAGGATGGGAGCTCGCGTCATTCTGGCGTGTCGATCGGAAGAGAGAGCCACAGAG GCGATCAAGAAAATGCGAAGCGAGCTGGCCGAAGCGAAGCCCGTATCGGGAGAGAATATCAACGTCGAGTTTATGGCACTCGATCTGGCTTCTCTCGCGTCGGCACGAGACTTTGCCAAGGCCTACTTGGCGCGAAATCTGCCGCTTCATCTGCTCATTCTCAACGCAGGAATGGCAATGCTTCCCTTAC AGCTGACTGATGACGGGTTGGAGAAACATTTTCAAGTCAATTACTTGAGTCATCTCTTGATCTTACTGCACTTGCTCGAGCTGCTCAGCTCCAGTGGTCCCGACGTTCGCGTCATATCCGTGTCGTCAGATGGATACGAATACGGCACTCTCGATTTGAAAAACATGGACGGTTCCGAGTCATATGGCAGAATGAAGTTTTATGGAAACTCGAAGCTCTATCAA ATTATGATGACGTTGTATCTTCAAAAGAAGCTTAGTGAGATAGCATTCTTTTGTCTTCATCCTGGCAAG GTGAGCACCGAGATAGCACGAGGAATGAGCGATTCTACGTTTCTGATGGTGATGGCCAAAATATTTGTAGCAATGG GACGAAGTCCAGAAAAGGGAGCTGCAACGTCGATCAATGCCGCAGTCAATCCGGCATTTGCTAACGAAAAGGCACTTTATTTTGAAGACTGCAAACCTGTTGTTCTCCATAGCCTTGCAAA AAACGAGACTCATCACGAACAGTTATGGGAGTACAGCATCAAGTTATTGCGCAAGTTTATCGATGACGATTGCGCTTCTAAGTTGACTGACATGGGTCtgacgatctcgtcgtcgtcggaggcCGCTGCGAGCCctggcgacgaagacaattGA
- the LOC136183730 gene encoding retinol dehydrogenase 12-like — MGASLSYPEVDLAGKVAIVTGGNTGIGYETGKALARMGARVILACRSEERATEAIAKMRSELAEAKPVSGEDISVEFMALDLSSLASARDFAKAYLARRLPLHLLILNAGIAMINPLQLTDDGLEKQFQVNYLGHLLIVLLLLELLSANGPDVRVVSVSSSGHQFANFDLTNINGSKSYSRVTFYGNSKLYQIMMTYYLQKRLLNSEMCFSSVHPGVVKTEIARGHEDSIILTAFSKISNGIGAARSPEKGAATTINAAVNPAFANKKALYFEDCKPVAPRRAARNEIHHEELWAYSIKLLRKYIDDDCAAKLTDMGLTISPSAASLDQQDD; from the exons ATGGGGGCTTCGCTCTCGTATCCCGAAGTCGATTTGGCCGGCAAGGTGGCTATTGTGACGGGCGGAAATACCGGGATAGGCTACGAAACAGGCAAGGCTCTCGCCAGGATGGGAGCTCGCGTCATTCTGGCGTGTCGATCGGAAGAGAGAGCCACAGAG GCGATCGCGAAAATGCGAAGCGAACTGGCCGAAGCGAAGCCCGTGTCGGGAGAAGATATCAGCGTCGAATTCATGGCACTCGATTTGTCTTCGCTCGCGTCGGCGCGAGACTTCGCCAAGGCCTACTTGGCACGACGTCTTCCCCTTCATCTGCTCATTCTCAATGCGGGAATTGCAATGATCAATCCTTTAC AACTGACTGATGATGGCTTGGAGAAACAATTTCAAGTCAATTATTTAGGACACCTCTTGATCGTACTTCTGTTGCTCGAGCTGCTCAGCGCCAACGGTCCTGACGTTCGAGTCGTATCCGTGTCGTCAAGTGGCCACCAATTCGCCAATTTTGATTTGACCAACATAAACGGTTCCAAGTCATACAGCAGAGTTACATTCTATGGCAACTCCAAGCTCTACCAA ATCATGATGACGTATTATCTTCAAAAGAGACTTTTGAACAGTGAGATGTGTTTCTCTTCTGTTCATCCCGGCGTG GTCAAAACGGAGATTGCGAGAGGACACGAAGATTCCATAATTCTGACCGCATTTTCCAAAATATCCAATGGAATCG GTGCTGCGCGAAGTCCAGAGAAGGGAGCTGCAACGACTATCAATGCTGCAGTCAATCCAGCATTTGCTAATAAAAAAGCTCTTTATTTTGAAGACTGCAAACCTGTTGCTCCTCGTCGCGCTGCAAG AAACGAGATTCATCACGAAGAGTTATGGGCGTACAGCATCAAGTTACTGCGCAAGtatatcgacgacgattgtgCCGCAAAGCTGACTGACATGGGTCTGACAATTTCGCCTTCTGCTGCGAGCCTCGACCAGCAAGACGATTGA
- the LOC136199741 gene encoding acylphosphatase-2-like — protein sequence MAEKALVRALNFEVFGKVQGVFFRKNTQETARKLGLVGWVRNTEKGTVVGVIQGPDEKLQKMKSWLKEVGSPRSKIERCEFSESDVTTDRDDFSIIGRGGHLKVYEKGRGTHKTKCK from the exons atggcCGAGAAAGCGCTCGTAAGAGCGCTCAATTTTGAAGTATTCGGAAAGGTTCAAG GCGTGTTTTTTCGTAAG AACACGCAAGAAACGGCTAGGAAACTTGGCTTAGTGGGCTGGGTGCGGAATACGGAGAAGGGAACCGTTGTTGGAGTGATACAGGGACCGGACGAAAAACTCCAGAAAAT gaaatCTTGGCTAAAGGAAGTCGGAAGCCCGCGttcaaaaatcgaaagaTGCGAATTTAgcgaaagtgacgtcactacggATAGAGACGATTTTAGCATTATAGGAAGGGGCGGACATTTGAAAGTTTACGAAAAGGGACGCGGCACTCATAAGACTAAATGCAAAtaa
- the LOC136199611 gene encoding histone H4 transcription factor-like: MSLACEWDDCTTKCDTRDALCAHVREHSRHLHPNWPPRSDESLHAAYPGETMGCLWKDCPYETDSPLQLLLHVSFHPYHAYIKEEGRRVQAKENLTVCSYGDETRNLVPPIGEILVCHWRDCGEQFYCPNSFYSHVEEHGLKAPHDQTEDGKSILKCLWKDCNSVAKDKHKLKGHCTVHTHKKAVACPTCGALFSCKTKLRDHYIRQASIDEACYQCSHCLKRLPSERLLRDHMNQHVSRYKCHLCPMTCPTTSALRRHVAHRHSEKRPYSCDICNFSSKTASDLKRHKDTHSLLDPYKCPQCSQTFRCAPTFRAHFRLQHQTGPENVPLYQCHMCERIFCHGGTLSTHLVNVHDFKLPPGHTRFRYVENADGFHRLQTVRFESLHLASGTPLVAASAAAGVDLSPNEQQQLTNLEMLSETACCELLDAVSTN, from the exons ATGTCACTCGCCTGCGAGTGGGACGACTGCACGACGAAGTGCGACACGCGCGACGCTCTCTGCGCGCACGTTCGCGAGCACTCGCGTCACCTCCACCCGAATTGGCCGCcgcgaagcgacgaatccCTCCACGCCGCCTATCCGGGAGAGACGATGGGATGCCTGTGGAAAGACTGCCCGTACGAAACCGACTCGCCACTCCAGCTCCTTCTCCACGTCTCCTTCCATCCGTATCACGCCTACATCAAGGAAGAAGGACGTCGCGTTCAGGCGAAAGAGAATCTCACCGTTTGCAgttacggcgacgaaacgcgaaatCTCGTTCCGCCGATCGGCGAAATTCTCGTCTGTCATTGGAGGGACTGCGGCGAACAGTTCTACTGTCCCAACTCGTTTTATAGTCACGTGGAGGAGCACGGATTGAAGGCGCCACACGATCAAACGGAAGATGGAAAATCCATACTCAAATGTCTCTGgaaag attgcaATTCTGTTGCTAAGGACAAGCACAAGCTGAAGGGTCATTGTACGGTTCACACGCATAAGAAAGCGGTCGCCTGTCCAACGTGCGGCGCTCTCTTTTCGTGCAAGACGAAACTGAGAGATCACTACATTCGTCAAGCGTCTATAGATG AAGCCTGCTATCAATGTTCTCACTGTCTCAAACGTCTTCCGTCGGAAAGACTTCTTCGCGATCACATGAATCAACACG TGAGTCGCTACAAGTGTCATCTCTGTCCCATGACGTGTCCGACGACGTCCGCGCTTCGGCGTCACGTCGCTCATCGGCACTCGGAGAAACGTCCCTACTCTTGCGACATATGCAATTTCAG CTCTAAGACTGCAAGTGACCTGAAACGTCACAAGGACACGCACAGTCTTCTGGATCCGTACAAGTGTCCCCAGTGCTCTCAAACGTTCCGCTGTGCACCCACGTTTCGCGCTCACTTTCGCCTCCAGCACCAA ACAGGCCCCGAGAACGTACCTCTCTATCAGTGTCACATGTGCGAGCGCATCTTCTGCCACGGTGGGACGCTGAGCACGCATCTCGTCAACGTGCACGATTTCAAACTTCCACCGGGACATACGCGCTTTCGATACGTTGAAAATGCGGACGGATTCCATCGACTTCAGACTGTACGTTTCGAGTCACTCCACTTGGCGTCCGGTACACCGCTGGTGGcggcttccgccgccgcaggGGTTGACCTGTCTCCAAATGAACAGCAGCAGCTGACCAATCTGGAAATGCTGTCAGAGACAGCTTGCTGTGAGCTATTGGATGCAGTATCAACTAACTAA
- the LOC136185195 gene encoding retinol dehydrogenase 12-like, with protein sequence MGSSLSYPEVDLAGKVAIVTGGNTGIGYETGKAFARMGARVILACRSEERATEAIAKMRSELAEAKPVSGEDINVDFMALDLSSLASARDFAKAFLARRLPLQLLILNAGIAIINPLQLTDDGLEKHFQVNYLGHLLIVLHLLELLSSSGPDVRVVSVSSATYRIGTLDLTNMDGSKSYSRYKFYGNSKLYQIMMTFYLQKKLSDSGIAFSSLSPGFVETEGVRGLEDSSFLTGLVKATFALGMARSAAKGAATIINAAVNPEFANGKALFFESCKPTGVKSLARDETHHEELWTYSIKLLRKYIDDECATKLTDMGLTISSSEAAESLEKQDD encoded by the exons ATGggctcgtcgctctcgtatCCCGAAGTCGATTTGGCCGGCAAGGTGGCCATCGTGACGGGCGGCAATACGGGAATAGGTTACGAAACAGGCAAGGCTTTCGCCAGGATGGGAGCTCGCGTCATTCTGGCGTGCCGATCGGAGGAACGAGCGACCGAG GCGATCGCGAAAATGCGAAGCGAACTGGCCGAAGCGAAGCCCGTGTCAGGAGAAGATATCAACGTCGACTTCATGGCACtcgatttgtcgtcgctcgcgtcgGCACGAGACTTCGCCAAGGCCTTCTTGGCGCGACGTCTTCCACTTCAACTGCTCATTCTCAATGCAGGAATCGCAATAATCAATCCCTTAC AGCTGACTGATGATGGGTTGGAGAAACATTTTCAAGTCAATTACCTCGGTCATCTCTTGATCGTACTTCACTTGCTCGAGCTCCTCAGTTCCAGTGGTCCCGATGTTCGCGTCGTATCTGTGTCGTCAGCTACGTACAGAATCGGCACTCTCGATTTGACAAACATGGACGGTTCCAAATCGTATAGCAGATATAAGTTCTACGGAAACTCCAAGCTGTATCAG ATCATGATGACGTTTTATCTTCAAAAGAAGCTTTCTGACAGCGGAATAGCATTCTCGAGTCTTAGTCCTGGCTTC GTTGAAACAGAGGGCGTGAGAGGATTAGAAGATTCCTCCTTTTTAACGGGACTAGTGAAAGCAACTTTTGCACTCG GTATGGCACGAAGTGCAGCGAAGGGAGCTGCGACGATAATTAACGCTGCAGTCAATCCTGAATTTGCCAATGGTAAAGCACTATTCTTTGAAAGCTGCAAGCCTACTGGTGTCAAAAGTCTTGCAAG AGACGAGACTCATCACGAAGAGTTATGGACGTACAGTATCAAGTTATTGCGCAAgtacatcgacgacgagtgcgccACTAAGCTGACTGACATGGGTctgacgatttcgtcgtccgagGCGGCCGAGAGCCTTGAAAAGCAAGACGATTAA
- the LOC136185186 gene encoding retinol dehydrogenase 12-like yields the protein MGSSLSYPEVDLAGKVAIVTGGNTGIGYETGKAFARMGARVILACRSEERATEAIAKMRSELAEAKPVSGEDINVEFIALDLSSLASARDFAKAFLARRLPLHLLVLNAGIAMINPLQLTDDGLEKHFQVNYLGHLLIILHLLELLSSSGPDVRVISVSSAVYKSGTLDLTNMDGSKSYGRVKFYGNSKLYQIMMTFYLQKKLSDSGIAFSCLNPGLVKTEATRSFEDSRLLTTLVKATHALGVARSAAKGAATSINAAVNPEFANGKALFFESCKPTGVKSLARDETRHEELWTYSIELLRKYIDDECATKLTDMGLTISSSEAAESLDNQDD from the exons ATGGGCTCGTCACTCTCGTATCCCGAAGTCGATTTGGCCGGCAAGGTGGCCATCGTGACGGGCGGCAATACAGGAATAGGTTACGAAACAGGCAAGGCTTTCGCCAGGATGGGAGCTCGCGTCATTTTGGCGTGCCGATCGGAGGAAAGAGCGACCGAG GCGATCGCGAAAATGCGAAGCGAACTGGCCGAAGCGAAGCCCGTGTCGGGAGAAGATATCAACGTCGAATTCATAGCACTCGATTTGTCTTCGCTCGCGTCGGCACGAGACTTCGCCAAGGCCTTCTTGGCGCGACGTCTTCCGCTTCATCTGCTCGTTCTCAATGCAGGAATCGCAATGATCAATCCCTTAC AGCTGACTGATGATGGGTTGGAGAAACATTTTCAAGTCAATTACCTCGGTCATCTCTTGATCATACTTCACTTGCTCGAGCTCCTCAGTTCCAGTGGTCCGGACGTCCGCGTCATATCTGTGTCGTCAGCTGTGTACAAATCCGGCACTCTCGATTTGACGAACATGGACGGTTCCAAATCATATGGCAGAGTGAAGTTTTATGGAAACTCGAAGCTCTATCAG ATCATGATGACGTTTTATCTTCAAAAGAAGCTTTCTGACAGCGGAATAGCATTCTCGTGTCTTAATCCTGGCTTA GTTAAAACAGAGGCAACGAGATCGTTTGAAGATTCCAGGCTTTTAACGACACTAGTGAAAGCAACTCATGCACTCG GTGTGGCACGAAGTGCAGCGAAGGGAGCTGCGACGTCAATTAACGCTGCAGTCAATCCTGAATTTGCCAATGGAAAAGCACTATTCTTTGAAAGCTGCAAACCTACTGGTGTCAAAAGTCTTGCAAG AGACGAGACTCGTCACGAAGAGTTATGGACGTACAGTATCGAGTTATTGCGCAAgtacatcgacgacgaatgcgcCACTAAGCTGACTGACATGGGTctgacgatttcgtcgtctgagGCGGCCGAGAGCCTGGACAATCAAGACGATTAA